A stretch of DNA from Ricinus communis isolate WT05 ecotype wild-type chromosome 4, ASM1957865v1, whole genome shotgun sequence:
AGGTGCGGCTAGCATTGGCTGGATTGTTCGAAACTCTGAAGCAACTTTATTGTTGGCGACTCAAAGCAGTTTCAAGGTCAGTTTAATCTTCGAGTACAAGGGAGGTTCTCAGCTGGCTCAGAGAGAAGCACATTGATCACTAGATTTTGAAAACTGATTCTCAAGTTGCTGTTCGAAGCTTAAGACATCCCACTGCCAGTTCTTATTTTGGTGTTCTAATTGATGATTGTAAACATCCAGCTTGTGTTCTTAATGATTTGAATACCATGTTTGTAAAAACCACATTCTTCCCCTCCAGAATTATTGCTCATTGTCTTGCTGCAGATATGTATTAATGCAATTTCCAATTtgtttcaaaaaagaaaaaacgtAGTAGAGTGAACCATATACTCCTCACCGTTATTATCCCAGAAGAATTAATGATACAACAGCAGATTTCATGATTGTTAAATCTCCAAAGAGGATAAGAAGATATAAACATCAGTTTGGTACAAAAAGAGATGGAAAGACAGATGAGAGTGACAGTGCTTTAGCTTCACAAATATAATGGACTTACTATAAGACCTTATTTAAGacaatttaattcttttagttttaaaattcatttgtttatttcaCATATTCATCTTGTATGCATCCGAAGAGTTGTTAATTTCATTGCTCAAGACAGAGTTTGAATAAATcccttgtatatatatatatatatatatatatatataaggccTGTCAGGTTATATTGGAAAGGCACAAATGTTATCACAGAATGCATGTAGTGATGGAAAAATGGCAGCTTCCAAGGTGGAATGCCGAACGAAATAAAACGACAATACGCACCTCAATTGATAGAAGGTTCAATTTTGCCTTACTCGTCTATTGTAATTATCGCTTTTCTTTCGTCTGCATGCAGCCTTTTACTTGGCAAGCCGTCTTCGCAAATTAATCACAACATTTCCAGTTGATACATTCCTTCACACCAAGACAGGAACTCACACAATCTTCATTGCAATTTGCTAACCCAGAATGAGAACAAGTATTTGAAAGAGATAAAATGAACCAGACTATTATAGTATGTGTTGCTTTGCTTCTAATTTCATGTGCAGATTCTAGTACAGTCCATGAGAAATTTATCAAGTGCATGTCAACCCAGTTCAGCGCATATACTAAATCTTTTGATATCATCTTCACTCCTGAATCCTGTCTTTATCCAAGTCTGTTGAAGTCAGCTCAACAAAATCTGAGATGGGTCAACTCCACATCTTCAAATCCTCTTCTTATCGTCACACCATTCCATGAGTCTGAAATCCAAGCATCCATACTTTGCAGCAGAAGACTTGGCCTGCAAGTTAGAGTCAGAAGCGGCGGCCATGACTATGAAGGGTTATCTTATCTGTGTCAGACCCCGTTCATCATTATTGATCTCTTCCATCTTCGAGCAATAGAGGTTGATATTGAAGAGGAAACGGCTTGGGTTCAGTCGGGTGCAACACTTGGTGATCTATACTATGCTATCGGCAAGAAAAGTGGAGTTCATATTCCCAGCAGGGTTATGTCCTACTGTTGGAGTTGGGGGGCACATCAGCGGAGGAGGGTTTGGCACCCTGGTAAGGAAATATGGGCTTGCAGCGGATAACGTCATCGATGCTTACTTGATCGATGTTAACGGAAGAATTCTTGATAGAGAAGCAATGGGAGAAGACTTGTTTTGGGCTATAAGAGGAGGTGGTGGAGCAAGTTTCGGAGTCATTCTATCCTGGAAAATCAAGCTAGTTAGAGTTTCACCAATAGTGACTGTTTTCACTGTTCCAAAAACAACAGAACAAGGTGCTATCAAGCTTATTCACAGATGGCAATACGTTGCAGATAAACTAGATGAAAACCTCTTTATCAGACTCATCATTCAAAATATTGCTGGTGTTAACAGCACAAACTCAAACACATTCCGAGTTATCTTCGAGTCGCTGTTTCTTGGCAGAATTGACGCACTTATACCATTAATGAATGAGAGCTTTCCGGAATTGGGATTGAAAGCTGAAGACTGCACAGAAATGAGTTGGATTGAATCGGCTGTCTCTTTTGCTGCATACCCCAAAGGAAGCCCTCCAGAGGTCTTACTTGACAAGACTCAACTATACAAAGCTAATTTTAAGGCAAAATCTGACTTTGTGACAGAACCTATACCTGAAGACGGACTTGAAGGAATGCGAAAGAGATTGTTAGAAGAAGATATAGGACTCGTGATAATGGATCCTTACGGtggaaagatgaataaaatatcAGAATCAGGAATTGCTTTCCCACATAGGAAAGGTAATTTATACAACATACAATACATGGTGAAGTGGGTAGATAATGGAGTAAGGGCAACTAACCGGCATCTGCACTGGATCAGGTCCCTCCATAGGTATATGAAGCCCTATGTTTCCAAGTCTCCAAGGGATGCCTATTTTAACTACAGGGACCTTGACTTGGGGACCAACAAAGATGCTAATACAAGCTACTCGGAAGCAAGTGTCTGGGGTTTAAAGTACTTCAAGGGCAACTTCAAGAACTTGGCCCTAGTCAAAAGCAAGGTTGATCctggcaatttcttcaggaacgaaCAGAGCATCCCCTCATATGCATAGCTGAAAGGCAAAACAAATTCATAGCTACCACCTACACAAAGAGGCAATGGTGACACCTGGATCCCCATTTTGCCCCTTCATGACAATTTAAAAGCAAGATCATTAACTTGTTTTGGCTGGATTGAACCACTTCATTTGATTTCATTTTAGATACTTTGAATCAAAATGAACCCAATCAAAAGTTTATAGCCCCAATGAGCATTAGTAAAACAGAATAGATAACAGTGGATAGCTAAATTCTTGCCAAGGCCCTAGACAGTTTTAAAAAAGTTCTGCAAAAGATATGCAACACTAATAGGAGTCTAAACATGGCAATGGCACTCAAAAACAGGAAAGCACAGGATCACCAAAGGTAAACCAATGCCATGGTCTTATAACCGAAAACAAGGAACTCAACAATCCTACTAAAATCACTGCTGCGTATATTGAATTAAAGAGATATATATAACTACAAAAGATGGTGCaaaaaattttacaagttTGTACAAGAACTTGGGGGCTTCCATACCAGCTATCTCAAAATCGCCCTCATCTTTTCCTCAATTTTCAACAGGTTTAAGAAATTTCTAGTTGCTCCTAACATCGCTACTCTGATAGAAGAAAACCCATCAAATGGAAAACCTCAAAACAGTTGTTTTCTGATTTGACATGACTCTCGAGCTACAGACAGGAAAAATACAgtcagaaaagtaaaaaaagaaaatcagctTGTAACTATAGCAGCCGACTGTAAGAGACTATAGGACAAGTTCTGTTGCTCCTTGCTTAGTATGGAAACCCACTTCCGTAGAAGATCGATATATACAGATTGACTTGCAACTTTTGGAAGCTTTAAATCACTCTGGACAACATCCTTAAAATCAAGACGCAGAAGCCCCAGTATAGAAGTAACAGTGGCAATTTGTACAGGAAGAGATGATCTGCTAGTAGTGTTCTGCCAGAGAAAACCAAATAATTTAGACTTCAAGCTCTCAACTTCCTTATCCTCGCGACCACAAGTAGCAACTCCAAACCTAAATGTTATGACAGACAatcaaaaaaatgaatttgcCAAATTTCAGTAGTAAAATAGAGATGATATAGTTGATAAAGTAGACTagagagaaaaacaaaaagctaCTTATTACCACATGAATAGAATTACAGATTTGCACATACCTAGACCGTTCTACAAGAGACCAATAACTTTAAATCAGTAGAGTTCACTCACTTAAGAGCACTACAGCCAACTATCTGTGAACTGTATTCACAATCACAGTCTAATCAATAATTAGCACAGAAAATAACTGCATGTTTTTGTGAAATTGTAACTTGCAATACTACAGGTGTAGAAATTCCTGCTGCAGGTATAAAcaataattatcacaaatcAACAGCATCTAAATGCAAACACCAAGACTTTGTGAGCACAATCTCTCTTCTTAACAAATtgctaataaaattagtttcatGCATATATTTCAAGGAAACAAGTATTAGCTGCCATCTAAAGGTGCCAGCAGAATGATGGGCCTGTTTTATATGGGGTCAGTGGGCAAATTATGATTAATCACCACAGGCATGGAAGGAGGCCTACAGGCCAACAACAGGCATGCAAAGATACTGAGAATAGGCACAACATTAAGCATTTGGagaaacaaaagcaaaatagATGGTTCAATAATGATCAAACTTCAGCGTCAGATAAGGAAATTTTTCCTGCCCGTACAATAGGGTTTTAATAATCAGCAATACATCTCTTATCGCCTGTTTCATAATGGGATTTTCCAATATGTTATAAGAGGATTGGAAAcaactcatttttcttttcttttccaaactCTACTTTTTCTAACTCCATACCTTCTTTTTAgcttcttaaatttaaaaggatTCTTTACTAAAGAGTTCTGAGCCAGGACactaccaaatttacctatttaAATGGAATTGCTAATAAAAACTCAAGGTAGCAGCAGCCCTTTCTGTCTGCTCTACAAGCAATCATAAATCTAATGGCCTATTGCTAACTTCACAATCATCAACtccattaaatttataaatgaacgATCATTCTCTCAAGCTTACTCAATCCTGAGTATCTACACTAGATCCATCAAGCTCatagcttttctttttaattttcctctttttcaaaatttatattacaGAGATTTAGATATATAACTTCCACATTACATAAGCACCAACAAGTCGATGCCTTGGCCAACATCAAGCAGACATGGGCCAGTTGAGCGCAGTAAAAGAATGATTTCTAATGCGCAAATAGCCATGGCCATGGGCCAGTTCATAACTTTATGATACCATTCAgcctatataaaaataagttattttggCTTTTGAACCCATTTGTAGCGTGGAACTCGAAGATAAAAGACCTCCATCAAAGCCATTTTTTCTGTAAGATCTGGTCCAGAACCAGAGTAACTGAAATTGAACCATCTATCTATGGTTCGCTTCCACCGAAATCGCCAGTCCAGTGCCAAAACAGGGACATGGCTAAGCACAAAGCAATTCTGAACATTGCAAGGCTATGTCCAAAATTTCACCAAGTCCTTCCATAGGCTATATACATGCCAGACAAGTAATCTCATCAAGACAATTCAgtaaattaagtttatatcATCGTGATCTCGGAAATCAAGAAAACGTCCCTGATGAACATGTCTTTGTTACAGAACCTGGAGATGCTTAGTATACTTGTATAAATTTAGCCAACGTTATGAGTTTTTCCTAAGTTACAAGTAACAAAATTACATTtagaaatcaaataaatagtTGATTTCTCAATACAAATATAGAAGACCAATGGGCCATGCATGCACCACTTTGTTTGGTGATGATGTTTTTGATAAGTGAATATCATATAAATTGCAGGGCAAATGAAAAggatagataaataaatatattatcagTGCAGAAATAACAATATCAGAAATAGGCTCCAAAAGCAGAGTCAAGTGGCAAGacaaaaaactaattaaagaCAATCACACCAAGCATCACATACAACTGATCATGGAAAACATACCTTCCGAGCTGACCAAGGAGAAGAACAACAGCAACAGCAAAGTCGTCTACCATAGGTCTTTCTAAAATCTCCAGTAACACTGGAATAA
This window harbors:
- the LOC8265500 gene encoding LOW QUALITY PROTEIN: berberine bridge enzyme-like 22 (The sequence of the model RefSeq protein was modified relative to this genomic sequence to represent the inferred CDS: inserted 2 bases in 1 codon); translated protein: MSTQFSAYTKSFDIIFTPESCLYPSLLKSAQQNLRWVNSTSSNPLLIVTPFHESEIQASILCSRRLGLQVRVRSGGHDYEGLSYLCQTPFIIIDLFHLRAIEVDIEEETAWVQSGATLGDLYYAIGKKSXEFIFPAGLCPTVGVGGHISGGGFGTLVRKYGLAADNVIDAYLIDVNGRILDREAMGEDLFWAIRGGGGASFGVILSWKIKLVRVSPIVTVFTVPKTTEQGAIKLIHRWQYVADKLDENLFIRLIIQNIAGVNSTNSNTFRVIFESLFLGRIDALIPLMNESFPELGLKAEDCTEMSWIESAVSFAAYPKGSPPEVLLDKTQLYKANFKAKSDFVTEPIPEDGLEGMRKRLLEEDIGLVIMDPYGGKMNKISESGIAFPHRKGNLYNIQYMVKWVDNGVRATNRHLHWIRSLHRYMKPYVSKSPRDAYFNYRDLDLGTNKDANTSYSEASVWGLKYFKGNFKNLALVKSKVDPGNFFRNEQSIPSYA